A window of Plantibacter sp. PA-3-X8 genomic DNA:
CTCGATCGTGGTCGACCTCGACCGCACGGCGTCGACGCTCTACCTGCACGCGTTGAACGTGCATGACGACGCCGACATCGACGAGGTCGTCGCCGAAGTCCTCGGAACGGAGCGACGGCTCATCCTCGCGATCGGTTCGCGCTCCGAGGCCGACGCCCTCCGCCACGACCATGACCACGTCTCGATCGGAAGGGGGCAGTGATGCTCGTCGTGATCATCATCGTCTCCGTGCTGTTCGGTGCCGCGGCCCTCGCAGCGGTCTACCGGATCATCCGCGGGCCGAGCCTCCTCGACCGCGTGATCGCCTCCGACGTGCTCGTCGCCACCGTCATGTGCGCGATCGGGGCCGAGATGGCGATCAACCGTCACACGGACGGCCTGCCGGTCCTCCTGGCGCTCGCGATGTTCGCGATCGTCGGCTCGGTCAGCGTCGCGCGCTTCATGTCGAAGCAGGACGACGCATGACCGGCGAGCTGATCCGCGACATCGTCACCGGTGCCCTCGTGCTCGTCGGGGCGATCATGTGCTTCGCCGCCGGCGTCGGCCTCCTGCGCTTCCCCGACGTGTTGTCCCGCCTGCACGCGGCGACCAAGCCGCAGATCCTCGGGCTCATCGCGATCATGGCGGACGTCGCCGTCTCGAGCCCGACGGTCGGGACAATCACGATCGCGATCGCGATCATCGTGTTCCAGAGCCTCACCGCGCCGATCTCCGCGCACATGGTCGCCCGGGCGGCGTACCGGAGCGGCAACTTCGACGCGGCCGTCCTCGTCCGCGACGAGCTCGCGGGACGCGAAGAACTCGGCGAGGAACGACATCCCGGCCACACGCCCGAATAGCGGCACAATGTCCCCATGGGAATGCTCATCTACGGGTCCGGCGACGAGTACGAGATCGAAGACCGCGCGCTCGCGCACCTGAAGGCCGTCATCGGGGCGAAGCTGCGCCGACAGGAGAGTTTCTTCCTCAGCTGGGCGAACGATCCCGAACACGGTTCGGGACGACGGTCGCTCTGGTTGTCCCCGAGCATCCCGCTGCAGTTCCGCTTCTTCGGGAGCCGCCCGCCGGAACTCAACCGCGCGTGGCTCGAGGTCCTCTCGGATTCATCGCACACCCCGCGAGGGCTACAGCTCATCCCGGAGTCCGAGGTCGAGGGGCACCTCGCGGGGAACGGGGCGTCGCGCGACGCGGGCACCGAGTCCCACGACCAGGACCACGGCTAGGACGATTCGTCCGTCCCCACGAGTAGGACACGGAGCGCCGTCTCCGGTGAGCCGCGACCGTCCGGAGGGATCGTCTCGCCGTGCGTATAGCGATCGACGACCCGCGGGTCGACGTAGCTGGACTTCGCGATCGCCGGGGTGTTGCCGAGGACCGCTGCGGCGTCGCGCATGGCCTGTGCGATGACCTTCGAGCGTGCCGTCTTACTCTGCACGGGTCCGGCCTTCGCCAGGCTCTCCGCGGCCGCGACGGTGCCGTGCAGCGTCCGGAAGTCCTTCGCGGTGAACTCGCCGTTCGTCAGCGCCCGGACGTAGTCGTTGATCTGGCTCGCCTGGAGGTGGCGCCACCGGTTCCCGTCCTTCCAGGCCAGGAGGCGGGCGTGCGGTCCACGGCGCTTCAAGGAGCGGATGAGCGAGGCCAGGTCGGCGTCGACGATGTCGGACTCCCAGGGCTGTCCGCTCTTCGCCGGGAACTTCAGCGCGACGGTGTCGCCGCTCACACGAGCGTGCGCTCCCTCGAGGGTCGACAGGCCGTGACTGCCGTTGGCCTCCGCATACTGCTCGCCGCCCACGCGCAGGGAGCCGGTGTCGAGCATGCGGAACGCGCCGGCTGACACCCGTGCCAGCGGGTATCCCTCGAGCCGGAGGTCCCGGGTGACCCGACCTCGCGCGGCAGGGAGCGCCTCTGCGAGGGCCAGGGCGCGGTCGAACTTGCTCCGGTCCTGACGCTCGCGCCACGACGGGTGGTAGAGGTACTGCCGTCGCCCGGCTGCATCGATCCCCGTCGCCTGGATGTGCCCGTTCGCGTAGGGGGTGATCCAGACGTCGTTCCACGCCGGAGGGACCACCAGGCCGTCGATCCGTGCCCGGATCTCCTGATCGTCGAGGAGCGAACCGTCCGGCATTCGATAACTGAAACCGCGCCCGGATCGAACCCGTCGGATGCCCTGTCCGTTCACGTCGCTGCGCCTCAGTCGTACCATCCGCCCAGGCTACGACGCGGTCGGATACCGCTCGGCGGGCTTGCGCCGTGCCGTGCGCTCGTGTCAGCCGACGGGTGGCAGCTCGGCGAGGAAGGCGTCGTGCAGGCGCCCGTTCGTCGCGAGGGAGCTCCGCGTGGAGATGGTCTCGATGCCGTCGATGTCCGTGAAGCGACCGCCGGCCTCGAGGACGATCGGCACGTGGGCGCCCAGGTCGTACTCCTGCACGCCGAATTCGGCCACGGCGTCGATCGAGCCCTCGGCGAGCAGCATGTAGGGCCACATGTCACCGATGGCCCGATCGCGCCACAGGGAGCCGCACAGGGCCAGCAGCTGGGGGATCCGCCCGACCGAGGCCCACTGCGCGATGCTCTGGAAGCTGAAGGACGCGTCGGCGAGGTCGGAGACCCCCGAGACGGACAGCCGGCGTGGGGTGGTCTCGCCGAACCGGACGCCCCACGCGCCGTGTCCGATGGCACCCCACCAGCGGGCGTGCATGGCGGGTGCGCTCACGACGCCGACGACAGGTACGCCGTCGACGGCGAGGGAGATGAGTGTCGCCCAGTTCGAGACGCCGCGGAGGAAGTTCGCCGTCCCGTCGATCGGGTCGACGATCCACTGCCGATCCGTCGGGCCCTGCGCGCCGTACTCCTCGCCGAACACGCCGTCGTCCGGGCGCTCGGTCTCGAGGATGCCGCGGATGGCGCGTTCGACGGCGAGGTCGGCGTCGGTGACGTGCGAGCGGTCCGGCTTGGTGGAGACCTCGAGGTCTCGGGCCTCGAAGCGGTCCATCGCGATGCGGTCGGCCGCGTCGGCGAGCCGGAGCGCGAGATCGAGGTCGGCGGGGGAGACGGTCACGGGTTCGGTCACCTCTCCAGGATAGGGTCGCGCGGGCCGGATCGAACGACGCTCGTGGGGTCGGCGACGTGCCGCCGCGACACGCCGACCGGCTCGATTTC
This region includes:
- a CDS encoding DNA topoisomerase IB codes for the protein MVRLRRSDVNGQGIRRVRSGRGFSYRMPDGSLLDDQEIRARIDGLVVPPAWNDVWITPYANGHIQATGIDAAGRRQYLYHPSWRERQDRSKFDRALALAEALPAARGRVTRDLRLEGYPLARVSAGAFRMLDTGSLRVGGEQYAEANGSHGLSTLEGAHARVSGDTVALKFPAKSGQPWESDIVDADLASLIRSLKRRGPHARLLAWKDGNRWRHLQASQINDYVRALTNGEFTAKDFRTLHGTVAAAESLAKAGPVQSKTARSKVIAQAMRDAAAVLGNTPAIAKSSYVDPRVVDRYTHGETIPPDGRGSPETALRVLLVGTDESS
- a CDS encoding monovalent cation/H+ antiporter complex subunit F; translated protein: MLVVIIIVSVLFGAAALAAVYRIIRGPSLLDRVIASDVLVATVMCAIGAEMAINRHTDGLPVLLALAMFAIVGSVSVARFMSKQDDA
- the mnhG gene encoding monovalent cation/H(+) antiporter subunit G, whose amino-acid sequence is MTGELIRDIVTGALVLVGAIMCFAAGVGLLRFPDVLSRLHAATKPQILGLIAIMADVAVSSPTVGTITIAIAIIVFQSLTAPISAHMVARAAYRSGNFDAAVLVRDELAGREELGEERHPGHTPE
- a CDS encoding inositol monophosphatase family protein; protein product: MTEPVTVSPADLDLALRLADAADRIAMDRFEARDLEVSTKPDRSHVTDADLAVERAIRGILETERPDDGVFGEEYGAQGPTDRQWIVDPIDGTANFLRGVSNWATLISLAVDGVPVVGVVSAPAMHARWWGAIGHGAWGVRFGETTPRRLSVSGVSDLADASFSFQSIAQWASVGRIPQLLALCGSLWRDRAIGDMWPYMLLAEGSIDAVAEFGVQEYDLGAHVPIVLEAGGRFTDIDGIETISTRSSLATNGRLHDAFLAELPPVG